One genomic window of Hydra vulgaris chromosome 03, alternate assembly HydraT2T_AEP includes the following:
- the LOC124808989 gene encoding heat shock protein Hsp-16.48/Hsp-16.49-like: protein MSLWHIPVHKYFETDPFLDDIMEITFPPLRYFPLFNVGTKAVSKKKTPKENGFVVNLDVKHYKPEEVTLKVEGQVLEVSGKHLNENENGFESSEFHRKYTIPDDVDVTALTSNISQEGVLHIEAPKKLPASTGESTKETFKCTLDVQGFKPEEISIQVKGRDLVVHGETKTENSGEHGSSFHHKQFTKHVALPDDVNPSELSSRYTKDSKLTIEAPRKQLQAPLKLEIKIEE, encoded by the exons atgTCTTTGTGGCACATTcctgttcataaatattttgaaaccgATCCATTCCTGGATGACATAATGGAGATAACTTTTCCTCCTTTAAGATATTTTCCATTATTTAATGTTGGAACAAAggctgtttcaaaaaaaaagactcCGAAAGAGAATGGTTTTGTTGTAAATCTTGATGTCAAGCATTACAAGCCAGAGGAAGTTACTCTAAAAGTAGAAG GTCAAGTTCTTGAAGTCAGTGGGAAGCATCTTAACGAAAATGAAAATGGATTCGAGTCTAGTGAGTTCCACAGAAAGTACACTATTCCCGATGATGTAGATGTGACAGCACTTACGTCAAACATCAGTCAAGAAGGCGTTTTGCATATAGAAGCTCCTAAAAAGCTACCTGCATCTACTGGAGAATCAACAAAAGAGACTTTCAAATGCACTTTAGATGTACAAGGTTTCAAGCCAGAAGAAATTTCGATTCAAGTAAAGGGTAGAGATTTAGTCGTTCATGgtgaaacaaaaactgaaaacagCGGTGAACACGGTTCAAGTTTCCACCACAAGCAGTTTACCAAACACGTAGCTTTGCCAGATGATGTAAATCCATCCGAATTAAGTTCTCGCTATACGAAAGACTCTAAATTAACAATCGAAGCTCCGCGAAAGCAACTGCAAGCTCCACTCAAACTTGAAATCAAAATAGAAGAATGA